A region from the Streptomyces tsukubensis genome encodes:
- a CDS encoding amino acid ABC transporter permease: MSSVLYDEPGPKAKARNIAYTVGFLVALGLVLWWVLSTMADKDQLAADKWSPFVKDSKVWTTFLLPGLWETVKAAALALVIALPLGAALGIGRLSDHAWVRIPVGAVVEFFRAIPVLLLMVFAFQAFVEFSDLESEIRPLYAVVTGLVLYNASVIAEIVRAGILSLPRGQTDAAQAIGMRKGQMMVYVLLPQAVTAMLPALVSQLVVIVKDTALGGALLGFTELLYQNRAITANYGANTIAALTVISLIFILLNFALTSFASWLEKRVRRGKKSTGAVVAQDSVEAGAGGGVL; the protein is encoded by the coding sequence ATGAGTTCCGTTCTGTACGACGAGCCGGGCCCCAAGGCGAAGGCCCGGAACATCGCCTACACCGTCGGGTTCCTGGTGGCGCTCGGCCTCGTCCTGTGGTGGGTCCTGTCCACCATGGCGGACAAGGACCAGCTCGCGGCGGACAAGTGGAGTCCGTTCGTCAAGGACTCGAAGGTCTGGACGACCTTCCTGCTCCCGGGCCTGTGGGAGACGGTCAAGGCAGCGGCCCTCGCCCTGGTCATCGCCCTTCCGCTCGGCGCGGCCCTGGGCATCGGCCGGCTCTCCGACCATGCCTGGGTCCGGATCCCGGTCGGCGCCGTGGTCGAGTTCTTCCGCGCCATCCCGGTGCTGCTGCTGATGGTCTTCGCCTTCCAGGCGTTCGTGGAGTTCTCCGATCTGGAGTCGGAGATCCGTCCGCTGTACGCGGTCGTCACGGGCCTGGTCCTCTACAACGCCTCCGTCATCGCGGAGATCGTCCGGGCGGGCATCCTGTCCCTGCCCCGGGGCCAGACCGACGCCGCCCAGGCGATCGGCATGCGCAAGGGCCAGATGATGGTGTACGTCCTGCTGCCGCAGGCGGTCACCGCGATGCTGCCCGCGCTGGTCAGCCAGCTGGTCGTCATCGTGAAGGACACCGCACTCGGCGGCGCACTCCTCGGCTTCACCGAGCTGCTGTACCAGAACCGGGCGATCACGGCGAACTACGGCGCCAACACGATCGCGGCCCTCACGGTCATCTCCCTCATCTTCATCCTGCTGAACTTCGCGCTCACCAGCTTCGCGAGCTGGCTGGAGAAGCGGGTCCGCCGGGGCAAGAAGAGCACCGGGGCGGTCGTCGCCCAGGACAGTGTGGAGGCCGGGGCCGGCGGCGGAGTCCTGTAG